Proteins found in one Arthrobacter pascens genomic segment:
- a CDS encoding metallopeptidase family protein encodes MQSSNHDSAFTVRLADPGVRNDGTGSGPLGKSFAMRRRNRHGRGLRGELMLPTHPGYRTRSDRFDDLVLDSAQRLHDIWGKTLDGVRFAVDEIPPQLEQLVADAAPAPMGSYTPATADEGPVITLYRRVVEQGCGSREELQDLVHDVVVEHTAEMLGVAPETLDPVYRRRY; translated from the coding sequence ATGCAGTCATCGAACCATGATTCAGCTTTTACGGTCCGGTTGGCTGACCCGGGTGTCCGCAATGACGGCACTGGTTCGGGCCCGTTGGGCAAGAGCTTTGCGATGCGCCGCAGGAACCGGCACGGCCGCGGCCTGCGCGGGGAACTCATGCTGCCCACGCATCCCGGTTACCGCACCCGCTCCGACCGCTTTGACGACTTGGTGCTGGACTCCGCACAGCGGCTCCACGACATCTGGGGCAAGACCCTTGATGGAGTGCGGTTTGCCGTTGATGAGATTCCACCCCAGCTGGAACAGCTCGTGGCCGATGCTGCGCCAGCGCCGATGGGCTCCTACACGCCCGCAACAGCCGACGAAGGTCCGGTCATTACCCTCTACCGCAGAGTAGTGGAACAGGGCTGCGGCAGCCGTGAGGAGCTGCAGGATCTTGTCCACGACGTTGTCGTTGAGCACACCGCGGAGATGCTGGGTGTGGCTCCCGAGACCCTGGATCCCGTTTACAGGCGCCGTTACTGA
- a CDS encoding DUF5719 family protein translates to MHKDTARADSTDEAPTDEVSIDAAPAGGAQAQHRPVTGKAPHTGVFAGILSAALILAAAGGVVTAASVSPQPQGSRSFPAALAAVPAGSSVGVCPGPARLLEGTVAGTDPQFSPESETAASAVTGAVLSTAGGVLPGSRLSALDGTTAVEIAKDSGQPSAAAGPQELLAGVVAGHAVDGVSVLSADAVANQKASAAALMKYTATDGDLQGSAAANCQQPANDMWLAGASTTLGRTSVLVLSNASSTPATVSLELYGSKGQIQAPGSRGLLVAPGTTRSVVLAGLAPGEARLSVHLRSAGGPVAAAIQQSVLRGLTPGGVDFIAPGTGPATRQVTTGVDIQDAGGIAALTAERGFEDAGPALQLTVPGASDAVVEIKLFGRDGQQALPGGGVVTAKAGAVTEVSLAGVPAGQYTVSTSSDVSFVAASRVTRGLKNDQASDVAWSASGGRLGSQHVVPVPQGGGRVLVFGALEDRATISYSAITADGRIHGAASADIAGGTTTSIEVPEKVEESVVVGYVVSASGSAAYGALLIQQGGREDISTLAFTPAASGQEKVPVTLGY, encoded by the coding sequence ATGCATAAGGACACTGCCCGGGCGGACTCGACAGACGAAGCGCCGACTGACGAGGTCTCGATTGATGCGGCTCCCGCAGGAGGTGCTCAGGCACAGCACCGTCCTGTGACTGGCAAGGCCCCCCACACCGGAGTCTTCGCCGGAATCCTGTCCGCTGCGCTGATTCTTGCCGCCGCGGGAGGAGTGGTGACCGCTGCCTCGGTGTCGCCGCAGCCGCAAGGGAGCCGCAGCTTCCCGGCCGCGCTGGCTGCTGTTCCTGCCGGCTCCAGTGTGGGTGTATGTCCCGGGCCCGCCCGGCTGCTCGAAGGCACGGTGGCGGGCACTGATCCGCAATTCAGCCCTGAATCGGAGACGGCCGCCAGCGCCGTTACAGGCGCCGTTTTGAGCACTGCCGGCGGCGTTTTGCCGGGCAGCCGGCTGTCAGCACTGGACGGGACAACCGCCGTCGAGATCGCCAAGGACTCCGGTCAGCCAAGCGCGGCCGCTGGCCCTCAGGAACTGCTGGCAGGTGTGGTCGCCGGGCATGCCGTGGACGGCGTCAGCGTCCTGAGCGCCGATGCAGTGGCCAACCAGAAGGCATCGGCGGCCGCCTTGATGAAATATACGGCCACAGACGGTGACCTGCAGGGTTCAGCGGCGGCCAACTGCCAGCAGCCTGCCAACGACATGTGGCTTGCCGGTGCCAGCACCACGCTGGGGCGCACATCCGTCCTGGTCCTCAGCAATGCCTCCAGCACTCCGGCCACCGTCAGCCTGGAACTCTACGGCAGCAAAGGCCAGATCCAGGCGCCGGGAAGCCGTGGTCTCCTCGTGGCCCCGGGAACCACCCGGTCAGTCGTCCTGGCCGGTCTGGCGCCCGGCGAAGCCCGGCTCAGCGTACACCTGCGCAGCGCAGGAGGCCCCGTCGCTGCAGCTATCCAGCAGAGCGTCCTCAGGGGACTTACGCCCGGCGGGGTTGACTTCATAGCACCGGGGACAGGCCCGGCGACACGCCAGGTCACGACCGGGGTGGACATCCAGGATGCCGGCGGAATCGCTGCCCTCACGGCAGAGAGAGGCTTTGAGGATGCCGGACCTGCGCTTCAGCTGACCGTCCCGGGGGCTTCTGACGCCGTGGTGGAGATCAAGCTGTTCGGACGGGACGGCCAGCAGGCGCTTCCGGGCGGCGGTGTGGTCACCGCGAAGGCCGGCGCCGTGACAGAAGTGTCCCTCGCCGGGGTCCCGGCGGGCCAGTACACGGTATCCACGAGCTCCGATGTGTCGTTTGTCGCTGCCTCACGCGTCACACGCGGCCTCAAGAACGACCAGGCCTCCGATGTAGCCTGGTCGGCATCGGGCGGCAGATTGGGCAGCCAGCATGTGGTGCCGGTGCCCCAGGGCGGCGGGCGCGTGCTGGTTTTCGGGGCCTTGGAGGATCGCGCCACCATCTCGTATTCGGCCATTACGGCTGACGGTAGGATCCACGGGGCGGCCTCAGCTGACATCGCCGGGGGAACTACAACGTCCATCGAAGTCCCGGAGAAGGTGGAAGAGTCAGTGGTTGTGGGGTACGTGGTGTCCGCTTCCGGCTCCGCTGCCTACGGAGCACTGCTGATCCAGCAGGGTGGGCGGGAGGACATCTCCACGCTGGCCTTCACGCCTGCAGCGTCCGGTCAGGAAAAGGTTCCGGTCACGCTGGGGTACTGA
- a CDS encoding glycosyltransferase family 2 protein — protein MHVTAVVVSHNGSDYLPRTLAALADQTRPADTVIGVDTGSRDDSAALLERAIGAANVIHRPHGKGGLGGAVRAGLEALAPWTGESGRAANDWIWLIHDDAAPDPEALAELLGAVERAPSVTVAGCKQLDWHASRRLIDVGLSTSGWAERLTLIDVDEMDQGQYNGRSDTFAVNSAGMLVRRDVWEHLQGFDPALPGTGDDVDFCWRNRLAGHRVVVVPSARMFHVAHRPHALGNASAARKAQVHLRLKHAPLWKVPLHAAGALLGSIFKLVLSIAVKDPGHGFSQLVATFAALGRPGAVARARRAAARTRRIRRSVIRKLQTPRREVWNHRRSLIEALGADDSSGDSLEKDPLADQPTGDSADDFAALTTTKRGWVGSGALAAVLIASAASLMGLSGLFRAEAVTGGGLIPVSSTLGEIWHHASSWWISLGAGLPGRGDPFGYVLWILGLLGGGDANTAMAWLLLLAAPLSALTSWFAAGALTVRRRFRLVAALFWAAAPALQVSLNQGRVGALLAHLMIPLLVLALLRATGTAVGHGRFVLPSPTERRFTERPPARPGINGVPSWTAAAAAGLALAVVSASAPSLLIPSAVIIILCGLMLGRRGRTVWWALLPSAALFIPFGLSVIDRPRAILADPGLPLGFDAAPLWQQILGRPLLFTPDGGLAGLPYFTGGAVPWALLLALLVGVPMLLLATAALFVPGKPSRMPRALWVAALIILVVGWLAGHVATGANADTLVTPFTGPSVSAAGFALLGAGLIGAERLLDIADRASSASTRRNVVLRSAVALSMVLLLAGPLAGMATWSAQNLFRSSAGTQAGGTGQEPLGTPRLVEAGSTRTLPATAVDRGTGSEQTRTLLISTKENGAFDAALMRGAGTTLDSLSAIAAARNILGGPGTETVREDDDVTSTIRSVVATLVAAQGVDPRPELDQLGVGFVVLRSADTAAQLTASRMDAVPGLVAVGQTDVGWLWRITPLNQPVLQAADVAHRVRIIDGNGATVALLPSGYDDVDTDVPKGPEGRLVVLAERSDPGWTAWLDGRKLTPTTSGWAQAFTLPPSAGQLTIRYENPWTVWSGIAQVTVVGLTVMLAIPMPARRPNTGLSRDEGSLRKEHQNA, from the coding sequence GTGCATGTCACTGCCGTTGTGGTGTCCCACAACGGCAGCGACTATCTCCCCAGAACGCTGGCTGCCTTGGCGGATCAGACCCGGCCCGCGGACACCGTAATCGGCGTGGATACGGGTTCGCGTGACGATTCCGCTGCCCTGCTTGAGCGCGCCATCGGCGCAGCCAACGTCATCCACCGTCCGCACGGCAAGGGTGGCTTGGGAGGTGCTGTCCGCGCCGGCCTCGAAGCGCTGGCGCCATGGACCGGTGAATCCGGACGTGCCGCCAACGACTGGATCTGGCTCATCCACGACGATGCCGCCCCCGACCCGGAGGCGCTGGCCGAGCTTTTGGGTGCGGTGGAGCGTGCACCCTCGGTGACGGTCGCCGGCTGCAAGCAGCTGGACTGGCACGCCAGTCGCCGGCTGATCGATGTCGGCTTGTCCACCAGCGGGTGGGCCGAACGTCTCACCCTGATCGACGTAGACGAAATGGATCAAGGCCAATACAACGGCCGCAGCGACACTTTCGCCGTGAACTCGGCAGGCATGCTGGTCCGACGTGACGTCTGGGAGCACTTGCAGGGCTTTGACCCTGCCTTGCCCGGCACTGGCGACGACGTTGACTTCTGCTGGCGCAACCGTCTGGCCGGACACCGCGTGGTGGTGGTCCCGAGTGCACGGATGTTCCATGTGGCACACAGGCCCCATGCCCTTGGCAACGCCTCCGCTGCCAGGAAGGCCCAGGTCCATCTGCGGCTCAAGCACGCCCCCCTGTGGAAGGTCCCGCTCCATGCCGCAGGGGCGCTGCTGGGAAGTATCTTCAAGCTGGTGCTCAGCATCGCCGTTAAGGACCCGGGGCACGGCTTCTCCCAGCTTGTTGCCACCTTCGCGGCCCTTGGGCGGCCCGGCGCCGTCGCAAGGGCCAGACGGGCGGCTGCCAGGACCCGGCGGATCCGGCGTTCCGTGATCAGGAAGCTGCAGACGCCCCGGCGCGAGGTCTGGAACCACCGCCGGTCGCTGATAGAGGCGCTCGGGGCGGATGACTCGTCCGGCGACAGCCTGGAGAAGGATCCTCTTGCTGATCAACCCACCGGGGATTCGGCCGACGACTTCGCGGCCCTGACCACTACCAAACGCGGCTGGGTGGGCAGCGGGGCACTGGCCGCTGTCCTCATCGCGTCTGCTGCGTCCCTCATGGGGCTGTCCGGGTTGTTCCGGGCGGAGGCTGTCACGGGTGGTGGCCTCATCCCGGTCTCCTCAACACTCGGTGAAATCTGGCACCACGCGTCCAGTTGGTGGATCAGCCTTGGCGCCGGTCTTCCGGGTAGGGGTGACCCGTTCGGGTATGTGCTGTGGATTCTGGGCCTTCTCGGCGGAGGTGACGCCAACACGGCCATGGCGTGGCTGCTCCTGCTCGCCGCGCCCCTGTCAGCGCTCACCTCCTGGTTCGCCGCGGGGGCACTGACCGTCCGGCGCCGTTTCCGCCTGGTCGCCGCGCTGTTCTGGGCTGCGGCCCCCGCGCTGCAGGTTTCCTTGAACCAAGGCCGGGTAGGAGCCCTGCTGGCCCACCTCATGATTCCGCTCCTGGTCCTGGCACTGCTGCGCGCAACGGGTACTGCCGTGGGCCACGGTCGCTTTGTGCTTCCTTCGCCCACAGAGCGGCGCTTTACCGAAAGGCCTCCGGCGCGGCCGGGAATCAACGGCGTGCCGTCCTGGACAGCAGCGGCCGCCGCAGGGCTGGCCCTGGCCGTTGTCTCCGCTTCGGCGCCATCCCTGTTGATCCCCTCAGCCGTCATCATCATCCTGTGCGGACTTATGCTCGGCCGCCGTGGCCGCACGGTGTGGTGGGCGCTGCTGCCGAGTGCAGCACTGTTCATTCCCTTCGGCCTGTCAGTGATCGACAGACCGCGCGCAATACTCGCCGACCCCGGCCTTCCGCTGGGCTTTGATGCCGCCCCTCTATGGCAGCAAATTCTGGGCCGCCCACTGCTGTTCACGCCCGACGGCGGGTTGGCCGGCCTGCCTTATTTCACCGGCGGGGCAGTACCGTGGGCCCTCCTGCTGGCTCTGCTGGTGGGCGTGCCCATGCTGCTCCTCGCAACCGCAGCGCTTTTCGTCCCGGGGAAACCGTCCCGGATGCCGCGTGCCCTTTGGGTGGCCGCGCTGATTATCCTTGTCGTCGGTTGGCTGGCCGGGCACGTTGCCACCGGCGCCAATGCGGACACTCTCGTGACTCCTTTCACCGGGCCTTCGGTGTCAGCGGCCGGATTCGCCTTGCTCGGAGCCGGACTCATTGGTGCGGAACGATTACTCGACATCGCAGACCGGGCGTCCTCTGCGAGTACGCGGCGGAATGTCGTGCTCCGCTCCGCCGTCGCGCTGTCCATGGTCCTCTTGCTGGCCGGCCCCTTGGCTGGCATGGCCACGTGGTCGGCCCAGAACCTGTTCCGGTCCAGTGCGGGCACCCAGGCGGGGGGCACGGGACAGGAACCACTCGGCACGCCGCGGCTTGTGGAGGCCGGCAGCACCCGTACACTCCCTGCCACCGCAGTTGACCGAGGCACTGGGTCCGAGCAGACCCGGACCCTGCTGATCAGTACGAAGGAAAACGGCGCGTTTGATGCCGCCCTGATGCGGGGCGCCGGGACAACTTTGGACAGTCTCTCTGCCATTGCCGCCGCCCGGAACATCCTGGGCGGGCCGGGAACCGAAACGGTCAGGGAAGATGACGATGTTACCTCGACCATCCGCTCCGTGGTTGCCACTTTGGTGGCCGCGCAGGGTGTCGACCCGCGGCCCGAACTGGACCAGCTGGGAGTAGGCTTTGTGGTCCTGCGCTCAGCTGATACCGCCGCCCAGCTGACTGCAAGCAGGATGGACGCCGTGCCTGGGCTCGTAGCCGTGGGGCAGACCGACGTCGGCTGGCTCTGGCGGATCACGCCCCTGAACCAGCCGGTGCTCCAGGCGGCCGACGTGGCCCACCGCGTGCGGATTATTGATGGTAACGGCGCTACGGTGGCGCTGTTGCCTTCCGGATACGACGACGTCGACACCGACGTTCCCAAGGGACCGGAAGGACGGTTGGTGGTGCTTGCTGAACGGTCCGATCCCGGCTGGACGGCTTGGCTTGACGGGCGGAAGCTCACTCCCACAACGTCCGGCTGGGCCCAGGCCTTCACGTTGCCGCCCTCCGCGGGTCAGCTGACCATCCGCTACGAGAACCCGTGGACAGTGTGGTCCGGAATCGCGCAGGTCACGGTGGTCGGACTCACCGTTATGCTCGCCATCCCCATGCCTGCCCGCCGGCCGAACACCGGACTGTCCAGGGACGAGGGCTCCTTGCGTAAGGAACACCAGAATGCATAA
- a CDS encoding WhiB family transcriptional regulator, with amino-acid sequence MGQVERIHEDAVVAGQATAKYRARGVPSDWYVDPADPDAAERYNRNTKESLQDQATAFLAAHEALLGGGHDQDDDDLDPPMELREVTAGTTSQPVWIGLPFEQDFDDEGELGWQTDALCAQTDPEAFFPEKGGSTRDAKKVCGACNVRSQCLEYALANDERFGIWGGLSERERRRLRKRAI; translated from the coding sequence TTGGGGCAAGTAGAGCGTATCCATGAAGATGCCGTCGTCGCCGGACAGGCAACGGCAAAATACCGCGCAAGGGGCGTGCCAAGCGATTGGTACGTGGATCCCGCGGATCCTGACGCCGCGGAGCGGTACAACCGCAACACAAAAGAATCCCTCCAGGACCAGGCCACTGCCTTCCTGGCGGCCCATGAAGCCCTCCTTGGCGGCGGACATGACCAGGATGATGACGACCTGGATCCGCCCATGGAACTGCGCGAAGTCACGGCCGGGACAACTTCCCAGCCGGTGTGGATCGGATTGCCTTTCGAGCAGGACTTCGACGACGAAGGTGAGCTCGGCTGGCAGACCGACGCGTTGTGCGCCCAAACGGATCCGGAAGCCTTCTTCCCGGAAAAGGGCGGATCGACGCGTGACGCCAAGAAGGTCTGCGGCGCGTGCAACGTACGGTCGCAATGCCTTGAATATGCACTGGCGAACGACGAACGGTTTGGCATCTGGGGTGGCCTGTCCGAGCGCGAACGCCGGCGGCTAAGGAAGCGAGCAATCTAA
- a CDS encoding TIGR03089 family protein codes for MSIPAIELMTTLRSGHSTSPRLTWYGPEAERVELSGRVLDNWVAKTSNLLQDELDAAPGMRVRLDLPAHWKSLIWGLATWQLGMEAVLEGADADYLVTDRPPSSKGNYDAIIAVALPALAMRWPGELPAGAIDYASDVRSHGDVFMAHADPAASTCAVHGHDGQRHLHENLLDSFAASHEEGVRLLVPAADGLEAALANSLGAWQSGGSVVLAHPDVELTDHLLATERIHGS; via the coding sequence ATGAGCATCCCGGCGATCGAACTGATGACAACCCTGCGCTCCGGCCACTCCACATCGCCCCGCTTGACGTGGTACGGCCCGGAAGCCGAGCGTGTGGAACTCTCCGGCCGGGTGCTGGACAACTGGGTCGCCAAGACGAGCAATTTGCTGCAGGATGAACTGGATGCCGCACCCGGAATGCGTGTGCGCCTTGACCTGCCTGCGCACTGGAAGTCACTGATCTGGGGCCTGGCAACGTGGCAGCTGGGCATGGAAGCTGTCCTGGAAGGCGCCGATGCGGACTACCTCGTCACAGACAGGCCTCCATCGTCAAAAGGAAACTACGACGCCATCATTGCTGTTGCGCTGCCGGCCCTCGCCATGAGGTGGCCGGGTGAACTGCCTGCCGGTGCGATCGACTACGCTTCCGACGTGCGCTCGCACGGAGACGTTTTTATGGCACATGCCGACCCCGCTGCGTCCACCTGTGCAGTCCACGGCCATGACGGCCAGCGTCACCTTCACGAAAACCTGCTGGACAGTTTCGCGGCCTCGCATGAGGAGGGCGTCCGGCTCCTGGTCCCCGCGGCCGACGGTCTGGAGGCGGCATTGGCGAACTCGCTGGGCGCCTGGCAAAGCGGCGGCTCCGTGGTCCTGGCACATCCGGACGTGGAACTGACGGACCACCTCCTTGCCACCGAGCGGATCCACGGCAGCTAA
- a CDS encoding GtrA family protein, with amino-acid sequence MFSTLADRIRGLASLFWREVAKFGAVGGVAFVIDNGLTYYLMHGPMTDSEAKARFVGASIATIFSWVANRLWTFRHRRQANVLREFLMFILINGIGIGISTGFTALAKYSFNVTDKNMLFAAGVAGILIATVVRFFAYRFLVFNEELDQEPEFSHDHELIELHHHAKAPAAVEGATTAAEGGERAPESRQP; translated from the coding sequence ATGTTTAGCACACTTGCAGATCGTATCCGGGGGCTTGCCTCCCTATTTTGGCGTGAGGTGGCCAAATTCGGAGCCGTGGGCGGTGTGGCGTTTGTCATTGACAACGGGCTGACTTACTACCTCATGCACGGCCCGATGACCGACAGTGAAGCGAAGGCGCGCTTTGTCGGCGCCAGCATTGCCACCATCTTCTCCTGGGTCGCCAACCGGCTATGGACCTTCCGGCACCGGCGTCAGGCGAATGTCCTTCGGGAATTCCTCATGTTCATCCTCATTAACGGGATTGGCATCGGCATCTCCACGGGGTTTACGGCGCTCGCCAAGTATTCGTTTAATGTGACGGACAAGAACATGCTGTTTGCAGCCGGAGTGGCAGGAATCCTGATAGCAACCGTGGTCCGTTTCTTCGCCTACCGGTTCCTTGTCTTCAACGAGGAACTGGACCAGGAACCGGAGTTTTCCCACGACCACGAGCTCATCGAACTCCACCACCACGCCAAGGCTCCCGCGGCAGTCGAAGGGGCTACGACAGCGGCCGAAGGCGGAGAGCGGGCACCGGAGAGTCGCCAGCCTTAG
- a CDS encoding 5-(carboxyamino)imidazole ribonucleotide synthase, producing the protein MTFPVIGVVGGGQLARMMAPAATALGFELRVLVEGEDVSAFSAVSTSPVGDYKDLQTLLEFADGLDVMTFDHEHVPTSHLRALQDAGVNVQPGPDALVNAQDKLVMRAAIDRLELPNPVWAAVADVAALVTFGDETGWPVVLKMPRGGYDGKGVRIIESAEDAAGAAEWFESMSPLLAEAKVDFSRELSALVARTPDGEARAWPVAHTIQVDGVCDEVIAPALDIPLEVAAAAEDAALRIASELGVTGVMAVELFETPGTGAGFLINELAMRPHNTGHWTQDGSVTCQFEQHLRAVLNLPLGATDVLGPVVVMKNFLGGDNQDLFSAYPAALASEPAAKVHCYGKSVRPGRKIGHVNLVGATAADVDALRQRAARVASIIRDGRVPAEESPRISEEKA; encoded by the coding sequence GTGACTTTTCCAGTAATCGGCGTGGTTGGCGGCGGCCAGCTCGCGCGCATGATGGCCCCTGCCGCCACCGCTCTTGGCTTTGAACTCCGTGTCCTTGTTGAGGGGGAAGACGTTTCTGCCTTCTCGGCAGTGTCCACCTCTCCGGTAGGCGACTACAAGGATCTGCAGACCCTGCTCGAGTTCGCGGACGGCCTGGACGTGATGACGTTTGATCATGAGCACGTGCCCACGAGCCACCTGCGCGCGCTGCAGGACGCCGGGGTCAACGTCCAGCCCGGACCGGACGCCCTGGTCAATGCCCAGGACAAACTGGTCATGCGGGCTGCGATCGACAGGCTGGAACTTCCCAACCCCGTCTGGGCCGCCGTTGCTGACGTCGCTGCCCTGGTCACATTCGGAGACGAGACCGGCTGGCCGGTCGTACTGAAAATGCCCCGTGGCGGCTATGACGGCAAGGGTGTGCGGATCATCGAATCCGCAGAGGATGCCGCGGGTGCGGCGGAGTGGTTCGAATCGATGAGCCCACTCCTCGCGGAAGCCAAGGTTGACTTCAGCCGGGAGCTGTCAGCACTGGTGGCGCGTACCCCGGACGGCGAGGCCCGGGCCTGGCCTGTGGCGCACACGATCCAGGTTGACGGCGTCTGCGACGAAGTGATTGCGCCGGCCCTGGACATCCCCTTGGAAGTCGCCGCGGCAGCAGAGGACGCGGCCTTGCGGATCGCCTCCGAACTCGGGGTCACCGGAGTCATGGCCGTGGAACTCTTCGAAACCCCGGGAACCGGCGCGGGTTTCCTCATCAACGAACTGGCCATGCGCCCTCACAACACCGGCCACTGGACCCAGGACGGTTCGGTGACCTGCCAGTTTGAACAGCACCTCCGGGCGGTCCTGAATCTCCCCCTGGGTGCCACTGACGTGCTGGGCCCGGTGGTGGTGATGAAGAACTTCCTGGGCGGCGACAACCAGGACCTGTTTTCCGCGTATCCCGCCGCCTTGGCCAGTGAACCCGCCGCCAAAGTCCACTGCTACGGAAAATCTGTCCGGCCCGGCCGGAAGATCGGCCACGTCAACCTGGTGGGAGCAACCGCCGCCGATGTGGACGCCCTTCGCCAACGTGCTGCGAGAGTGGCCAGCATCATCCGCGACGGCCGGGTTCCGGCTGAAGAATCACCACGGATTTCTGAGGAGAAAGCATGA
- the purE gene encoding 5-(carboxyamino)imidazole ribonucleotide mutase, producing MTAETTDAASSSPPSPIVGLVMGSDSDWPVMEAAADALAEFGIPFEADVVSAHRMPTEMIRYGQTAHERGLRVIIAGAGGAAHLPGMLASVTPLPVIGVPVPLKTLDGMDSLLSIVQMPAGVPVATVSIAGARNAGLLAVRILASGTDELAASLRADLLEFAQELNDVATRKGANLRQKVSEVFADGNGVLRGSR from the coding sequence ATGACCGCCGAAACCACCGACGCCGCCAGCAGTTCTCCCCCCAGCCCCATCGTGGGACTGGTCATGGGCTCCGATTCGGACTGGCCAGTCATGGAGGCGGCGGCGGATGCCCTGGCCGAATTCGGTATTCCGTTCGAGGCTGATGTGGTTTCTGCGCACAGAATGCCCACCGAGATGATCCGGTACGGCCAGACAGCGCATGAACGCGGACTGCGGGTGATCATCGCCGGCGCCGGCGGTGCGGCCCACCTGCCCGGCATGCTTGCGAGCGTCACTCCGTTGCCTGTCATTGGGGTGCCTGTCCCGCTTAAGACCCTGGACGGCATGGATTCGCTCCTGTCCATTGTCCAGATGCCCGCAGGGGTTCCGGTGGCCACTGTTTCGATCGCAGGAGCGCGCAACGCCGGCCTCCTTGCGGTGCGCATACTGGCCTCCGGAACTGACGAGCTGGCTGCATCCCTTCGCGCAGACCTCCTCGAATTCGCCCAGGAGCTCAATGACGTCGCCACCCGCAAGGGCGCCAACCTCCGGCAGAAGGTCAGTGAAGTCTTTGCCGACGGCAACGGCGTTCTCCGGGGCAGCCGTTAG
- a CDS encoding LCP family protein has protein sequence MTRSETQQPEPGTVMTDPVRYPVSASSPVRTKRAFVLLLMTLLVPGSAQIVAGDRKLGRTALRVTLCVWALLVLAVLLLVLNRSLLINIITNSFASLLIIVLLAALAVGWAVLFINTLRLIRPVLLAPPVRPAVGVALVLALVLSSGSLGYAAYLLNVSRNAIGSIFNATGPAIDPVDGRYNFLMMGGDAGDDRTGRRPDSLSVLSVDAKSGQTAIISIPRNLQNAQFSEDSPMRQIYPDGYDCGDECLINAINTEVTNEHADLYPGVADPGAQATLEAVSGSLGITVQAYVLVDMDGFAKLIDAMGGIRIKAGGWVPISGDTVDEASGIHGMPLGWIPAGEQKLDGYQALWYGRSREFVDDYARIQRQQCVQQAMLKQLDPATLLSKFEDIANAGTKIVESNISPSQLGSFVDLAMKAKGQDVKRLTIGPPDFDASFSTLPDFGMIHERVDQLLASASAAQSAGAPADTFVEPAVSGGRLQASGPQQPASLLATGRTQAQPSPSPSSDFTPVTTTPDGEPITEAMLNQFKSEGNEQAIRDLVATNGQCAPL, from the coding sequence ATGACCAGAAGCGAAACGCAGCAGCCCGAACCCGGCACAGTCATGACTGATCCCGTTCGGTACCCGGTGAGCGCATCATCCCCTGTCCGGACCAAGCGGGCCTTTGTCCTGCTGCTCATGACCCTCCTCGTTCCGGGGAGTGCCCAGATTGTGGCCGGTGACCGCAAGCTTGGGCGCACCGCCCTGCGGGTGACTCTCTGCGTCTGGGCGCTGCTCGTCCTGGCAGTGCTGCTGCTGGTCCTTAACCGGTCGCTGCTCATCAACATCATCACCAATTCGTTCGCTTCGCTGCTGATTATTGTGCTGCTCGCGGCCCTCGCCGTCGGCTGGGCAGTCCTGTTCATCAACACCCTGCGGCTCATCCGTCCGGTACTGCTGGCACCGCCGGTTCGTCCCGCCGTCGGCGTTGCCCTGGTCCTGGCGCTGGTCCTGAGCAGCGGGTCCCTCGGCTATGCGGCCTATCTGCTGAACGTGAGCCGGAACGCCATCGGCAGCATTTTCAACGCCACCGGCCCGGCCATCGATCCCGTCGACGGCCGCTACAACTTCCTCATGATGGGCGGGGACGCCGGCGACGACCGCACCGGCCGACGCCCGGACAGCCTGTCGGTGCTCAGCGTGGACGCCAAGAGCGGACAGACGGCCATCATCTCCATCCCCCGCAACCTCCAGAACGCCCAGTTCAGCGAGGACTCCCCCATGCGCCAGATCTACCCTGATGGCTACGACTGCGGCGACGAATGCCTCATCAATGCCATCAACACCGAGGTCACCAACGAACACGCTGACCTGTATCCAGGCGTCGCAGACCCCGGCGCCCAGGCCACCCTGGAGGCGGTCTCCGGCTCACTGGGCATCACCGTGCAGGCCTACGTACTGGTGGACATGGACGGTTTCGCCAAGCTCATCGATGCCATGGGCGGTATCAGGATCAAAGCCGGCGGCTGGGTGCCCATCAGCGGTGACACCGTGGATGAGGCCAGCGGAATCCATGGGATGCCCCTGGGCTGGATCCCCGCGGGCGAGCAGAAGCTCGATGGCTACCAGGCCCTCTGGTACGGGCGGTCCCGCGAATTCGTTGACGACTACGCACGCATCCAACGCCAGCAGTGCGTCCAGCAGGCCATGCTCAAGCAGCTTGACCCCGCCACGCTCCTGTCCAAGTTTGAAGACATCGCCAACGCCGGAACCAAGATTGTTGAATCCAACATCTCACCCTCCCAGCTGGGAAGTTTCGTCGATCTCGCCATGAAGGCCAAGGGCCAGGACGTCAAGCGGCTCACCATCGGGCCGCCGGACTTTGATGCCTCCTTCTCTACCCTTCCGGACTTTGGCATGATCCATGAGCGTGTGGACCAGCTGCTCGCCTCGGCGTCAGCGGCACAGTCGGCAGGCGCCCCGGCGGACACCTTCGTGGAACCGGCCGTTTCCGGCGGCCGCCTTCAGGCGTCCGGGCCGCAGCAGCCGGCATCCCTCCTGGCAACTGGCAGAACCCAGGCACAGCCGTCGCCGTCGCCGTCGTCGGACTTCACCCCGGTGACCACCACACCGGATGGCGAACCGATTACGGAGGCCATGCTTAACCAGTTCAAGAGCGAAGGCAACGAACAGGCCATCCGGGATCTCGTGGCCACCAATGGCCAGTGCGCCCCCCTGTAG